A genomic stretch from Triplophysa dalaica isolate WHDGS20190420 chromosome 4, ASM1584641v1, whole genome shotgun sequence includes:
- the mpdu1a gene encoding mannose-P-dolichol utilization defect 1a: MDTSEERMTPQLKEFLLTFMPEKCYDQFFLHFNFIHVPCLKIVLSKTMGILVLMATVFAPLAQIGKVVWSGRSDGVCLEAVFLELLAISAHGAFCYTQNFPNEAWGESLFALIQIAFLFFLIQHYRGKTMKGVCLLALYCVFMYFLVSPLTPVSVVWKLCEWNVLFVIAGRLIQACNNYRFGHTGQLSALSILLAFWGSLGRIFSSLQETGLSLPAQLHAVACCCSGVILIQVLLYWNICSTEKVRQVEKEKAE, translated from the exons ATGGACACGTCTGAGGAAAGGATGACACCCCAACTTAAAGAATTTTTATTAACTTTCATGCCAGAAAAATGTTATGACCAGTTTTTCCTTCATTTCAACTTTATACACG TGCCCTGTCTGAAGATTGTCCTGAGTAAGACTATGGGAATACTGGTTTTGATGGCAACTGTTTTTG CCCCACTGGCTCAGATTGGGAAAGTAGTTTGGTCTGGAAGATCTGATGGTGTGTGTCTGGAAGCTGTCTTTCTGGAACTGTTGGCCATTTCTGCTCATGGAGCTTTCTGCTACACGCAAAACTTTCCAAATGA AGCCTGGGGGGAAAGTTTGTTTGCACTGATCCAGATTGCCTTCCTGTTTTTTCTCATCCAGCACTACAGAGGAAAAACCATGAAAG GTGTATGTCTTCTTGCTCTATACTGTGTCTTCATGTATTTCCTGGTTTCACCTTTGACCCCTGTGTCAGTGGTCTGGAAACTTTGTGAGTGGAATGTGCTGTTTGTTATTGCTGGCAGG CTCATCCAGGCATGCAATAACTACAGATTTGGTCACACGGGCCAGCTCTCAGCTCTCTCTATTTTGTTGGCCTTTTGGGGGTCTCTAGGGCGTATCTTCAGTTCAttacag GAGACTGGCCTTTCACTCCCAGCTCAGTTGCATGCAGTGGCCTGTTGTTGCAGTGGAGTGATCCTAATACAGGTTCTGTTATACTGGAATATATGCAGCACAGAGAAAGTGAGGCAAGTTGAGAAAGAGAAGGCTGAGTAG